The Vitis vinifera cultivar Pinot Noir 40024 chromosome 8, ASM3070453v1 genome segment GTGCACGCTATAACCAGTGGAAATCTGATAATCTTCCAGTAAACAGGTCGTTTGTTTGGTACAAGGTATAATCTTTTGCATTAGCTGTTCCTATACATTCCGACTCACCATATGAAGAGTAGACGAGAAACTTAAAATGTGAATGCATATATGTTTAGGCTACTTTCGATGCTCCCCCCGGAGAGGACCCAGTTGTGGTGGACTTAATGGGTTTGGGCAAGGGAGAGGCTTGGGTGAATGGCCACAGCCTTGGCCGGTACTGGCCATCTTATATCGCCCGTGGAGAAGGGTGCAGTCCTGAATGCGACTATAGAGGACCATACAAGGCCGAAAAATGCAATACTAACTGTGGGAATCCTTCTCAAAGATGGTAAACATATGTTCTGACCATATGTTAGAGGTTTTCTTGAATTTGAATTGtacaatttttcttattttatcctTTTGAGAAATCTTTTTAGGTACCATGTGCCTCGGTCTTTCCTAGCGAGTACAGATAACAGGTTGGTTTTGTTTGAGGAGTTTGGAGGCAACCCATCATCGGTGACCTTCCAAACTGTGACTGTTGGGAACGCTTGTGCCAATGCACGTGAAGGGTACACCTTGGAATTGTCATGCCAAGGGAGAGCTATCTCCGGCATCAAATTTGCTAGCTTTGGTGATCCTCAAGGCACTTGTGGAAAGCCATTCGCCACAGGCAGTCAAGTCTTTGAGAAGGGCACCTGCGAGGCTGCTGACTCATTATCCATCATCCAAAAGGTAATGAATCAATACCCTTTTCTAATATCTTATCGCATGATGAGCTTTAGGCTTTCAGCTGAGTTTCTTTGCTTTGGTCTTTTATTATTTGCTTTGTGGATGGCAGTTATGTGTTGGCAAATACAGTTGTTCCATTGATGTCTCGGAACAGATTCTTGGGCCTGCTGGTTGTACCGCGGACACAAAGAGGCTGGCGGTTGAAGCGATCTGTTAGGACACAAAGGAAGTCGATAGGATTCTATTAGTCAACATTCTAACCACATAACCCAAAATCAATCTTCATAGGAATTAATATTGTTGTCAATAATGATCACATCCTAGGCAAACATTATGTTTTCACcggaaatgaaaataatttattctcttttcagaattacaaatataaatacatttatgGTACAGTGGCTTAGACATTCTAAATCAGccaaaaaattgagggaaaaaaaatgaaaattacaatgtTCCAGAACATTCAAGTTGATTGTATCCCATGCATCACCAGTAATCTTTGCATGAGCATTGACCATTCAAGAAACAATGATGGCCTGAAGCATCCCTCAGAAAAATTTCTCTCCCAGTAACAATTGAAACATACTTCAAGAAAGTATGACAGTCACCGCACAAAAGAATGTTCTTCACAATCCGAATGGGTCTTCCGGGCCTGGTCATCAGAAGCCCATACGTCGCAGCTATTTTTGCACTGTGATAGAACAAAAAATCCTTCTTCTGATGTTCTTCTACTTCATGAAGAACAAAACTCGTGTCGGGCACATATCCAGCCTTTAGGCATTCCATAATTAGTAACTCCAGTCCACTGTGTATGTCTTTGGCTTGGGGATGGGATTTATCCCTAGCATAAAATGAATGAACCTTGTTTTCATGAATAATCCAACTTCGGCCTGGATGTTTCCGAAACCCCTTCACTCTCATCTCCTCTCTAACCATATCAGAGCAATGCCATCTCCCATATGCAGAGTACAGGTTTGATACAAGTATGTAAGTAGACGGATCCAATGGCTTCATAGCAAGTAGATGCTTTGCAGCTCGTTTTCCAATGGTTGTATTAGAATGAATTCTACAAGCATCAAGCAGAGCTCGCCAAACTGAAGCCTCTGGCTCAATAGGCATCTTATTGATCATTTCCTCCGCTTCCTCTAGGAGACCCCAATAACCCAAAACACCAACCAAGGAGGTATAATGTTCTACAGTGGGATCAATATGATATATGGTTTTCATGGAGAGAAACAATCTTCGACAATTATCAACTAAATTTGAGTTAGTATGTCTGTAAGCTGAAATTATCAACACAAAGGTAACTGTATCTGGCTTTATACCTGCCTTCTCCATCTTAGACCAGACAGACAAAGCCTCGTCCCCCTGCCTATGAAGAAGATGTCCAGCAATTAAACCATTCCAAGAAACTATATCATGTGCAGGCATAACATTGAAAACCTTAATTGCATCATCCATGTTACTGCACTTAGAGTACATGGTAATTATGGAATTCCCCACCCCTAAATCAGATAAAAATCCAGATTTAAGAGCATGACAGTGGATTTGCTTCCCCATCTCATGAAACGCTAGAGTTCCACAGACACCAAGTACAGCAGTTGATGCAACTTTGTCAACAACCATTGCTCCCTCTAATTGGCTCTGGCAAAAAAGAGATATTGCCTCTTCTGGCTGCGCATTTCGTGCATAACCACATATCATTGAAGTCCAAATAATTGAACCACTCTGACTGAAAGACCCTTGAGAGAACATCTTTTGAGCATCAGCCATCCTTCCACACCTTGTGCACATATCAAGCAATGCAGCTTCAATACAAGCATTTGACCCAAAACCAAACTTCAAGATAAACCCATGAATTTGCTTGCTAATTTTCGCCTCCATAAGCAACCCACAAGCATTAAGAACACCAGTCAAAGTGAAATCTGTTAATTCCACACCCTCCTCCACCATTCTGCAAAAAAAAGCCAGAGCCTTCGATCCTTCTCCATTTTGACAAAATCCAGACAAAATAGCATTATAAGAAATAGAATTCCTCGCAGGCATCTTATCAAAGACCTCCAAAGCCAAATCTGTAAGCCCAAATTCCATGTAAGCTGTAATCATCTCTGTCCAAGTAATGACATCTCTTACACGCATCTTCTCGAACAAAGCCACCACATGTTTTATGCTCCCACATTTTGTGTAAAACCTAATTAGAGCATTGATCACACTTATGTTGGACTCAAACCCAATTTTGATAACATGGGCATGGATTTCCCGCCCTACCATCGAAGCTAACCCTCTGGCTGCCACCAGAATGGTTGAAAGTGTAAAATGGTCAATTCTAAATCCATCAATTCTCCGCATATCACGAAACAATTCAAATGCTCTCTCATACATCATCTCCTTCACCACACTCGAAATCACAGTATTCCATGACGCAATATCTCTGTGAGGCATTTCATCGAATAACTGAAGCACACTGTCCAAATACCCACACTTACCGTACAAACCCATCAGTGCGTTGGAAACAAAAGTGTAATTCAAAAAGCCCATTTTAATCACAATAGCATGAAGTTGACAACCCAATTCTAAATCCAACAGCCGAATGCATACTGTTAATATCGCCACAAAACTAAATTCATTAAGCTCAATACCTGAACTTCTCATCCTAAAAAAAATCTCCATAGCTTGGCGTTCTCGATTAGACTTGGCGAAACCCGAAATCATGGCAGTATAAGACACCACATTCGGGCACGAAAGTCCCACAAAAACCTTGTAGGCATTAGGAACCATACCCAGTTTGAGATAAGCCACGATGAGAGCATTGGCCAAATGAATGTCTTCTGCAAGCTTGAAAATTGAAGCGTGGACAGCCTTGATGAGCTCAACATCATCGTACCGAACCGATAAGTCTAGCAAATAGTAGTGGTCGTTGACGGTGTCATTAGAAACTGAAGGAAAATTGGACAGAAGAGCCGGTTGGTTGGAAAGAGGAGGGTGTGATGTTAGAAGGGCATAGGGTTTGGATCTAGAGGAAGAAAAGGaggttttagagagagaaagagaatacAGCGACTGTGATGGTAAAGTAGGCCTTGAGAGGCAGAAAGGAAATGGGGTTTGGGGAAAATAAACAGAGAGAAGAGCCATGTTGGAAAGGCGCCAAACATAACCTCCTGCCCCTACTGGTTTACTGTCATCCATGCACTTGATCGATTTTAAGGTTTGTCgccaagaaaatcaaattaaaacaaaaaagttaaaattttaaataggacaaatttaatatttttattaaatattttcaagagaattactgattttagaaaatattttttatttaaaattttttttttaaattaaaagcttatttaatagtgaaaataaaaaacacttctaatatttttatcacttaaaaattttcatatttcaaactattataaatattataaatactttctaaaatcactattaaatacACTTTGAAAATGGGCTTAACAACGATTTTAtgaaacatttataatatttctaatattttgaaattttttcatatttaaagtattataaagattaaaaaatttcataaaatcagtattaaattaattcaaagtatttaataaaatttataaaatgcttttaaaatattgaaaaatcacttgtaatatttaaaaactacTTAGAGTATATTTGACAATGATTATGTGAAGTATTTTTAGAGTGTATTTGAGAGTGATTTCAAAAAACGTTTCTAGTTcttttaatacttgaataataaaaaatttcaaatgttaaaaagattagaaacacttattataatcactatcaaattagctcttagtttttttaacactttagaatttttatctttcaaatattataaatattgtaaaacacttctcaaaatcattatcaaacgtgaatcttatattattttatgaaaaattataaaatatttttaaataaagcatttctaataaaaataattcgaATAAAAATACTGTCAAACCACACTTTTAtttgtcaaatgttttttttttaaatattggggacaatttttcaaaattttaaatgcattttaaaaattttgaccaacaccttatttttattctaaaatactTTTGGATTAAAAAAGCAATCAAAGAAAACACTTAAATAACAtcaaaagttttgaaatttaaatatgcagattacattatttttcaattatttagtGTTTATGAAAAgttataattaagataatatataaaaatattttattaattaaaatttataaatttattttattttttctctttatatttttttctaatatttttctttaaatttttcagACAGCGGACAAGCAATCTGAATTCTAGTTTCAAAATAAAGAAAGCCGGAACAGGATCAAACGGGTGACCTATATAAACTAGACAGTCTAGACGTGACCGCCTACGTGATGGTCGAAGTCGGCAGAGACCCAATCCAAACCCTAGAGCCCATACTTTTAGTAGATCTGTGATTGGTTCGGCCCAATTGCAGATATGGGTGTCTGGATGAGAGTGGCAGTCTCTATATGGAAAGTCCACACTCCAGACAAACAGAGAGCGTAGTGTTTGGGTCTTGGACGATCCTCCTCTTCTTCCATGGATGACCATCGCAAGCACCAGGTTTTCTTTTTGtctcttaattatttttgtttcattgacCGATCGTTTGGTTTCTCCTGAATTTATAGGAAGACCAATGAACttcattttatagaaaaaagaaaagaaaagaatcaagAAAGAATCCTCCGAACTAATACTATAACTGGCTTTTGCTTACTTTGGATTGAGATTTACTTTTTCAGAACTAGGAGAACAGCGGGAATTGTTAGATCGTGATGgctaattttttaatgatttagttttcttttcattcGTTTTCTTTGGAAACGGAGGGCTCCTTTTTATGATCCAAGATTCGTTTctgtttattttgattttgttggaTCGATCAGGTCTCGTTGAGGGGAGCTAGCGCCAAAGAAATTACCAGGGATGCCCTTTTGGAGAAGGTTTCTCAAGAAAGAGAGCTCCGCAATTATGTGAGGCGGGCCACGGCTGCCGCAATCTTCATCCAggtttatttctttaattccatcAATTGGTTGTTTATGTTACATCGAATGCAAATCTCGTCATTGGATGGGCAATTTATTGGCTCTTCATAGTTTGTTgatattgtttaattttgttctgtcGCATGCCCTATtccttttcaattatttttgaggaagaaaaatgatttattaatggTCACcaataggaaaaaaaagaggaaaattacCATCCCTAATTTGATCTATTAAGTTCATTGATGAGTGAAATCATGCTGGTAATTGTTTTGCATCATTAATATATAGAATAggatggagaaaaataattgactGGATTTAGATGGCCTCAAATTGAAAGATGGAGGAAgtatttgctttgtttttttctcaataGACACAAGGACGGATAAATagcatttaaaatgaattagaCAGTTTCATGGACAAAAATTTGGGAGCTATTTACAATATTCAGGAATTTAGGGAAGAATTTAGCAACAGATTGTATGGGGCACCCTGTTTTTAATATGCTTCTTGAGAAACACTGGGTATAATTTGAGGGTTTTGTCACAGAACTAATGGTCAATCAGATTTATACCTAGCAAAGTACATCATGGATCATGCTTTGGTTTTGCCCTTTTTTCGTAGCTGCTTTTAATGCAAATTTTAtctgcctataaaaaaaataataaaaaaaaaaaagaaaaaaaaaaggaaaggaagtgCATTAGAGAAAGATTCTTAGCTAGTCCCACATAGATTCTATACTCTGATACCTCTTTTCCCTTTGTTGTTTATGATGTTTGGGCAGGTTGGCTTTGGGGGATTACCCTTTGCTACGATGGGGCACTGGTTGAGTTTGTCGTTTTGTAGATTAATATATCCATTTTCTAGTTGTGCTGCATGTTccatagaatttatttttatcagttATCAATTCTATCAATGTTTCATGTTAATGGAAATCATGTGGCAATACTCTGAATGATGTTTTGCTTTAGTGAAAGATGGGAAACAAACTTGTTTCTTAATGCTTCCAGAGAGTCTGGAGACGCTACAATGTGATAAAGATGGTAGCTGTGCAACTTCAAGAAGAATGGGAAACATTGGTGAATCATCATGCTGTGTTGATGACCAGAACATGGATTTCCAGTAGTTTCTTgagaccttttcttttctttattacaTATCTGTCAATTCGACATCAGAGGATTCGTACCAGGGATGTAGACTGCATTCGGCATTGCTTCAAAACTCTATTGGAAAGCATAAACTCAACTGGTACACCATTTTTCTACCTTATAATACTTGGTTTTTTACTTCATATCTCAGTTCATGTGTCATTTATATATCCTATCTACAAGTGATTTGACCTAAATTTGTCCGTATGCTTCCCTGTCAGTCtgtttcttcattatttttctttgcatataattcaattgatttgatAATTCCAATTGCATCTGGATGAGGATGTTCATAATTCTTGGGCTTTGGGCATGTCTCATGTGTCTACCAATTGTCAGAAAAAGCTTGTTCATGTGTTGTGCACTCTTTCATCAATCTAGTCCAAGCCTTGGTAGTCTGATGGATTTTGAGGCTGTTATAGGTTAAACTTTAAGAGGTCACCTCAATAGTTCTGTCTCAGGTGGTAATCAAGCCAATTGCGACatatccttttggttttttgaCCACTCTGGAGGCACAATGCTCATAGTTACATATCAGTTTGTTGTACCCACTAAGGTGGTCAAAATGTAACCCAGGTTTTACAAGTATAATAGTCTTCTCCCCTTCCTTGGCATGAACCTATACTTAAGTCTACTAGGGTTTATCAACCTCATAAAGAGCATTAGCCTCTAAGCTCAAGgggattcattttttttggaatgaaaCCTTCTGTTTAGTATAATGTCTTTATTCCTCAGTCACTCATTTCATATCTTTGTTAGTTCTTGTAATGTCTTCAGACTCAAAACTGAACCCAATATAATTTCTTATGAATAAAGTATCAACAACGATTTACCCAAACCTGATTCATTTTCATGGGGTCAGCCTAGACCCCATTTCCCTAAGTCagttattgaaaaattaaaaacaaatatgtcAATAGCATTCAAAATATCAAGATAAGTCTCCTTTCAAATTCTTCATCCATTTAATTACCTTTCATGTATAGTTTTTTGTGTGTTAATAGCAATTGGCATTCCCTGAACCCCCCACTCCACCCTTAACTCACAAGTTTGTGAAAACTCCACATCTTTCAGTAAGTGTGGAAACTTTTATATGCATCTTCtcttattgaaaagaaaaaaaaaacaaaaaagggaaaCTTTATGTCTGCATCCATACTCTTACCCTAGAGAAAGAAATTTGCAACCACTTAATCATTCCCATCCATCacaagtgtgactccttatatGTTAATTGGATTGTCATGGGCCTAAGGGCCCTGTGCCATGACTATTATAGACCTCTGACTGCTTGGGCTTGGCTCAAAAAACCAGAAGAACACAAATTATATTAGTCTTATACAATTATATTAAGTTTTGTGATGTGATAGATTCTTGCACAAAAAAGTAGACTTGGTTCTTGAAAGATTTTGAGATTTGAAGATTAGAATAGAGCAATAGGGAAGTCATATTctgtttcaaaaaaatttaataacatgagtgagagagagagtgagagaacGAGGGCGGCCGAGAGCGAGGAAGAGAGTGAACCCGCCGGCGGCGAGAATGTTTCTCGCGCGGAGAATAGGAGGAAAAGGAAGACGAGGAGCTTTGGGGTGGAGTCCAAGTCCTTCGTGCTGGAAATGGAGGGGAGGAGAGGAAAAACCCTAATAACCATCACGGAAAGCAAGAAAGGGGTATCGTCTTGGGTGCGCATGGGGATGTTCAGCGTCGGATTGTTCATGGAAGGCC includes the following:
- the LOC100266541 gene encoding pentatricopeptide repeat-containing protein At5g03800; amino-acid sequence: MALLSVYFPQTPFPFCLSRPTLPSQSLYSLSLSKTSFSSSRSKPYALLTSHPPLSNQPALLSNFPSVSNDTVNDHYYLLDLSVRYDDVELIKAVHASIFKLAEDIHLANALIVAYLKLGMVPNAYKVFVGLSCPNVVSYTAMISGFAKSNRERQAMEIFFRMRSSGIELNEFSFVAILTVCIRLLDLELGCQLHAIVIKMGFLNYTFVSNALMGLYGKCGYLDSVLQLFDEMPHRDIASWNTVISSVVKEMMYERAFELFRDMRRIDGFRIDHFTLSTILVAARGLASMVGREIHAHVIKIGFESNISVINALIRFYTKCGSIKHVVALFEKMRVRDVITWTEMITAYMEFGLTDLALEVFDKMPARNSISYNAILSGFCQNGEGSKALAFFCRMVEEGVELTDFTLTGVLNACGLLMEAKISKQIHGFILKFGFGSNACIEAALLDMCTRCGRMADAQKMFSQGSFSQSGSIIWTSMICGYARNAQPEEAISLFCQSQLEGAMVVDKVASTAVLGVCGTLAFHEMGKQIHCHALKSGFLSDLGVGNSIITMYSKCSNMDDAIKVFNVMPAHDIVSWNGLIAGHLLHRQGDEALSVWSKMEKAGIKPDTVTFVLIISAYRHTNSNLVDNCRRLFLSMKTIYHIDPTVEHYTSLVGVLGYWGLLEEAEEMINKMPIEPEASVWRALLDACRIHSNTTIGKRAAKHLLAMKPLDPSTYILVSNLYSAYGRWHCSDMVREEMRVKGFRKHPGRSWIIHENKVHSFYARDKSHPQAKDIHSGLELLIMECLKAGYVPDTSFVLHEVEEHQKKDFLFYHSAKIAATYGLLMTRPGRPIRIVKNILLCGDCHTFLKYVSIVTGREIFLRDASGHHCFLNGQCSCKDYW